TCGGCCGGCTCGGTTTCGCGGTCCTGCAGGGCGGCCCGGATGCACTCGAGCGCCTCTTCGACGGCCAGCGGGGGCACGGTGCGTCCGACGGTGGCCTTTCGGATGCGTTCGGGGAACATCTCGGGCGTCACGCGGTCGGTGTTGGCCAGGACCACAATGCGCTCGATGGTGTTGCGCAGTTCGCGCACGTTGCCGGGCCATTCGTAGCAGAGCAGGAGGCGGACGGCCTCGGGGCTGAAGTCCCAGAAGTACTTGTTGTACTTCTCCCCCATGATTTCCAGGAAGTGCTGCGCCAGCACGGGGATGTCCTCGGGGCGTTCCCGGAGCGGCGGCAGGTAGATGGGGACGACGTTGAGGCGGTAGTAGAGGTCATCGCGAAGGCGGCCGGCTTCGACCTCCTGGAGCGGATCCTTGTTGGTCGCGGCGATGACGCGGCTGTCCACCTCGAAGTTGTCCGTGCCGCCGACGCGGGTGAAGGTGCGGTTCTGGAGGAAGCGCAGCATCTTGGACTGGAGGCCGTGGTCCATCTCGCAGATCTCGTCCAGGAACAGCGTGCCGCCGTGGGCGCGTTCGCAACTGCCGATGTGCTGCCGGTCGGCGCTGGTGAAGGCGCCCTTCTCGTGGCCGAACAACTCGCTTTCGAGGAGGTCCTTCGGGATGGCGGCGCAGTTGACGGGGACGAAGGCGCCGTGGCTGCGGGGGCTCAGCATGTGGGTGGCATGGGCCACGAGTTCCTTGCCCGTGCCGCTCTCGCCCCAGATCAACGCCGTCGCGTCCGTCGCGGCGATGCTGCGGATGGTCCTGTACACCTCGTGCATCACGGGGCTGATGCCGACCAGATCGCCCAGCCGGCCGCCGCGCTCGTAGGCATCGTTGAGCTGCTTGACCTGCACGGACAGGCGGTGCTTCTCGGCGGCGTCCAGCAGGCGCCGGTCCAGGTTCGGGTCGCCCGCTTCGAGGGCCACGACGTCCTCGGCCCCCATGCGCATCCACTCGACGACGTCGGAAACGGCGGGGTTTCTGGCCGCGACGATCACGGGCAGGTCGGGGAACGTGCCGCGCAGGCGCTCCAGGGGGCCGCGGCCGGCCTGGCCGGCGTCCATGAGGACGACGTCCGGCACGCGCTCGGCCGTGCAGCGCATCAGGGAGGCGGTGTCTTCGCACAGGGATGTCGTCACCGTGCGCTGAGCGAGTTCGGCCGGCACGAGTCGCCGGAGCCTCTGAGGGCCAACGACGCACACGTGGACTTCGTTGTTCGTGGCTTGTTGCGCCATACTGCTCCGTTCAGTCCTGCGTGCCGCCCCTCAACGGCTCGCCTCCACCTGGTGGAACCGGCTCCGTCACGGTCGACGTCGGCCACCCCGGGCGCACGTGCGCACCGGACCCAGACGCCCATGGGTGCGCGTCGACCATGCCTGTGTTGTGTTCATCGGATCCGGCGCTTCGGATCGTGCGGCCGCAGACCTATCGGCGGTCGGTCGCCTCCTGGGCCATCGCCCGAAGCGTCTGGTCCAGCGCGCGGGTTACGTCGAAGACCCTCGTCAGGCCCGTCAGCTCGAATATCGAACGGCAGAAGGGCGGAACGTCGGCCAGCCGCAGAGTACCGTTCTCCAGGGCCGTCCGGCGCAGGCAGCTGACCAGGACCCCAAGCCCCTCGCTGTCGATGAAGTCCATCCCCTGAAGGTTGAGCAGCAGCCGGGTGTGGCCGGCGGCGATCAGTTCGTGCAGCCGGGCCTTCGTCTTGGAGGCCGACACCGCGTCAAACCGTCCCTCGATGTCCACGACCGTTATGCCATTCATCTGGCGGACGTCGGCAATCACGGATCCATCGCCTCCTTCATCCTATGACGGAGCGGCTGCCCGGCGCCGTTGCGCCATGATATCGGGCGATGGTGCGGGAAGTCAATTCCCGGGCCGGCCGAGGCGTCTGCGGCGCCGGCCGGCGGGCGCTTTCGTCGCCGGCCGCCGCATGGTATACACTGCGGACGGAGGAGAGCATGGATGCCGCCGTTCCCGTGCTGCTGGATACCGACATCGGGTCGGACGTCGATGACGCCGTCTGCCTGGCCTATCTGCTGGCCGAGCCGCGCTGCGACCTGCTGGGCATCACGACCGTCACGGGCCGGCCGCAGGAGCGGGCCATGCTTGCCGACGCGCTCTGCCGGGCGGCCGGCCGCCACGGGGTGCCGGTCTACAGCGGCTGCGACGTTCCGTTGCTCTGCGAGCAGCGGCAGCCGGAGGTCCCCCAGGCCCGGGTGCTCCCGCGATGGCCGCACCGGGACGACTTCGAGCCCTATGCGGCCGTGCCCTTCCTGCGCCGGACCATCCGCGAACGCCCCGGGGAGGTGACGCTGCTGGCCGTCGGCCCGCTGACGAACGTGGGGCTGCTGTTCGCCACAGACGCCGAGGTGCCGCGGCTGCTCAAGCGGTTGGTGCTGATGGGCGGCCGCTACTTCGGCTCGTGTGGGGAGGAGTGGAACACGGGGGGCGACCCGATCGCGAGTGCGCTCGTGTTCGGGGCGCCTGTGTGCGAACTGACGGCCTATGGGCTGGACGTGACGCTGCAGTGTTCGATGCCGGCGCCGGAGTGCCGCGAACGGTTTCGGGGCGGTGCGCTGGACCTGGTCCGGGAGATGTCCGAGGTCTGGTTCCTGACCCGGGAGCGCATTACGTTCCACGATCCGCTGGCGGCTGCCTGCGTCTTCGAGCCCGATCTCTGCACCTACCGTACGGGCCGCGTCGCGGTGGATCTGCAGGGGGCGGGGCGGGGCGCGACGCGCTTCGAGGAGTCCGCCGGCGGGCCGCACCGCGTGGCCGCCGACGTGGACGTCGGTCGCTTCTTCCGCCGCTACTTCGAGACGATCGGCGCGCCCGCCGGGTGAGGGGCCGATCACGGATGCGCGGGAACGACCTCCTGCAGGGCGGCCATGAGGGCGGATGTGCCGTCGATCAGGTCCAGGTCGGCCGTGAGGGCGTAGATGGGCGGCGTGGGGGGGGCGGCCAGGACGCGTTCGACCTTGGCGGCGTCCTTCTCGGTGGTCAGGACGCCGGTGCAGCCTTCGGCCCGCGCCTTCCCCAAGACGCCCTCCAGCGTGCCGGCGGTGTAGGGCGCGTGGTCGGCGAACACGTCGAGGAAGGCGGGCGCGCAGCCGGCCTTCCTGAGCGTGCACGCGAAGCCCTCGGGGTTGCCGATGCCGCAGAAGGCCGCCCAGCGCCCCTCGCGCATGGCGTTCGGCGGCACCGGCTTCGGCGCGCCCACCGCCGGGTCGGTGGGCCCGACCGGGCGCAGGCCGGTGACGATCGTGCGGCAGCAGGCGATGGGCACGCCGGGCGCCAGCCGGCCGAGCCGGTCCCTGATGGCCTGGAGCCGCTCCGGCGCGACCAGGTCGCAGCGCGTGACGATCAGGAAGCCCGCGCGCTTCAATCCCCTCAGCGGCTCGCGCAGGAGCCCTCGGGGCAGCATGCGGCCTCGGCCGAACGGCCAGAGGGCGTCGATCAGCACGATGTCCAGGTCGCGGGCGATGCGGCGGTGCTGGAAGCCGTCGTCCAGGATCAGCACGTCGGCGCCGTGTTCCCGCACGGCCCGGCGGGCCCCCGCGACGCGGTCCGGATCGACCACAACGGGCACGTCGGCGACGAGGCGTCCGAGCATCTCGTTCTCGTCGTCCATGCCCGTGCGGCGGCTGCCGCCGTATCCGCGCGAGAGGATGGCCGGGCGGTGCCTGCGGATGACCAGCAGGCGGGCCAGCCAGGCCACGAAGGGCGTCTTGCCCGTGCCGCCCGCCGTGATGTTGCCGACGCTCAGGACGGGCACGCCGGCCGGCCGCGCATGCAGTGCGCCCACCCGGTAGAGACCGTTGCGCGCGGCGGCCACCACGCCGTACCCGGCCGCCGGGACGGACAGGGCGCAGCGGGCCGCGCACAGAAGGGGACCGCGCCGGGCGGGATCGATCACGGCCCGGTGAAGGCGGAACAGTGCGGTCCCTCCGACCAAGGGAATCCTCCCTTGCATTGGGCCAGTGCCTGGAGAACAATGAAGCCCTCAGCCGGCCGCCCGGGCCGGCCGCCGCTGCATACGATACATCACGGCCGCCTATGCGGCAAGACCACGGGAATTCCAGAAGGAGCGACCATCATGCTCAGGGTGGGCATCATCGGATGGGGGGGCATGGGCACGAGGCACTTCAGCCGGTACGGGCGGCTCAAGAACGCCGAGGTGACGGCGATCGCCGACACGCAGGCGGAGCGCCTGTGCCCCGGGGGCGGACCGGTCCGGACAAACCTCGGGGCCAACGAGACCGGGATCGACCCCGAACGGCACCGGCTGTACACGGACCCGCAGGAGCTGATCGACGACCCCGGCGTGGACCTGGTGGACATCTGCCTGCCGACGTTCCTGCATGCCGAGTACATGCAGAAGGCCCTGCGGGCCGGCAAGCACGTGCTCTGTGAGAAGCCGATGGCCATGAGCTACGCCGAGTGCCGGTCCGTTCTGGAGGTGGCCGAGCAGGCGCCTGGCAAGCTCATGGTCGCCCAGTGCGTGCGCTTCTTCCCCGCCTACGAATACCTGTATGAGACGGTGCGTTCGGGCCGGCTGGGGCGGCTGCTGCACCTGGACATGTGGCGGGCCAGCACGCCGCCCACGTGGTCGTGGCAGAACTGGCTGCAGAAGAGCGACCGTAGCGGGGGGATGATCCTGGACCTGCACGTGCACGATGCGGACTTCGTCCATCACCTGCTGGGGCGGCCCCGCGCGGTCTGTTCGACCGGCGCCGTCGGCCCGACCGGCGGCTACGACATCGTCGACACGCAGTACATCTACGAGCAGAAGATGGCCGTGCGGGCGGCCGCCAACGCGGCGATGCCCCCGCCGTTCGGCTTCGAGGCCGGTTACCGGGTCGCGTTCGAGCGGGGCAGCCTGCGCTATGAGGCCTCCGACGAGCACGGAGTGACCGAGACGACGGGCGAGGGCGTGCGGCACCCGGAGCTTTCGCCGATCGACGGCTACGAGAAGGAGATCGCCTACTTCGTCCACTGCATCCTGAACGACGAGGGGCCGGCGATGGCCGAACCGGAGTCGAGCGCGTTCTCGGTCCGCCTGGTCGAGGCCGAGAAGGAGTCCATCGAAACGGGCCGGTCGGTGGAATTGTAGCGCGAGGAGGCAGATGCAGGTCGCAGCCGCCTGCCCGTCCCAGTCATTCTGAGGAGCGCAGCGACGAAGGATCTCGCCCGTTCAGCCGGCGGCGCCGGCATGAGCAAATGACAGTGGGCCGGGCGTCCGCAGGAATCAGGCGCCGGGCGTCGCGAAGCTCCAGCCTTTGTCCAGGCGGGTCACGGGCTGCCAGCCGAAGCGGCGGTAGAAGCGGCCCGCGCCAGCTTCCTCGCCCTCCCGGGCGACTGCCAGGACGATCCTCTCTCGCCCGGCCAGGCGCAGCCACGCCACCGCGTGCCGGACGAGCCACGTGCCGATGCCGCGGTTCCGCCACTCCTCGTCGAGCAGCAGGCTGGACAACTCCGACCATCCGGCGTACGCGGGAAGCTCGCCGCCGAGCGTCATGTCGGCAACCACCTCACAGTGGGCGATCTCCTTGCCATTGACCATCGCCAGGAAGCTCGCGTCCGTGATCTCGATGCCCCGTTGCAGGGAGACCTCCGGCACGGGCGGGTCGCAGGGCGGCTCGATGCCCGTGAGGGGGCCGGCGTACAGGGTGTCCACGCAGTCGGCCTTGAGCACCCAGCCCGCGTTCTTGAGACAGGCAGCGATATGGGGCCACGAGTCGGCGACGCCGTAGCACGGGCCGCCCGGCAGGCCATGGCAGAGACCGGTTCTGTCCGCGCCCCAGTCGACGACCTGCCGGCGTACGGCGGTCAGCACGGCGTCTGCGGCTCCGACGGACTCGGGCCATGCGAAGAACCACGCCACGTCGGCGGCGTTCCGGTAGGCGGGGTTCTCCTGCGGTCCACGGTAGCGCAGCAGGTGGGCGGCGGCGCAGACGCGGCCCTTCTCGACGCCGCAGAGCGTCTTCCGCTCGACCACCCAGGGATCCGTGACGTATTCCTCCGGATCACGCATGAGCCGGTCAGCGATGAAGCCCGACGGCAGTGCCCAGCCCGGCATGACGGCGCCGAGGTGCCCGTTGACGAGCCTCTGAAGCTGCGGCAGGTGCGACTCTTCGTACGGCACGACATCCGCCATCTGTTGCCTCCCGGCATAGCATGACGCGCGAGAGGCCGGCCTTGCGGCTACCCGGCCTTCGCGCGCTGCCGCTCGCCGACGTCAAGGTGGTGGTCGACCTCGGTGAACTTGACCGAGATCTGCTTGCTGACGCCGTCCGTCATCGTCAGGCCGTAGAGGACCTGCGCGACGCTCATCGAGAGCTTGTTGTGCGTGATGATGACGAACTGGGTGTTCTGCCGGAAGTCCTCGAGCATCATCAGGAAGCGCTCGACGTTGCTGTCGTCCAGCGGGGCGTCCAGTTCGTCCAGCAGGCAGAACGGGCTGGGCTTGGCCTGGAACATGGCGAACAGCAGGGCGACGGTCGTGAGCGCGCGCTCGCCGCCGCTGAGCAGCGTGATGGAGTTCGTCTCCTTGCCCGGCGGTTTGGCGAGCATCTCGATGCCGGCTTCCAGGACGTCTTCCTCTTGCTGTTCGAGGATCAGGTCGGCCGTGCCGCCGCCGAACAGCTTGCGGAAGAGGGCCTGGAAGTTCTGCCGCACCTGCTCGAAGACCTCCCGGAACCTCTCGCGGCTCTTGGCGTTGAGCTGGCGGATGATCTCGCGCTCGTGGCGCCGCGCCTTCTCCAGGTCGTCCTTCTGGTCGCTGAGGAACTGCGCGCGGATTTCCAGCTCCTCCTGCTCGCGGATGGCGGCCACGTTCACGTTGCCGATGCGGTCGACCGTGGCCTTGAGCCGTGCGGCCTCGGCGCGCACCTGCGGCCAGTCCGTCGCCGCGTCGTCGGCCATCTCCAGCACGGCGGCGCGCAGGGCCAGCGCTTCCTCCAGGGCGACGATCTCCGGCGCCTCGTCCTGTTCGGGCTCCTCGTCCGCTCTCTCGGTCTCGCGGTACCACGCGGCCACGGTGGCTGCCGAGGGCTGCTCCGGCAGGTCGGCCTGGTGTTCGCGGATGAGCTTGTTCGTGAACGGCGGCGCCTCCCGCCAGCTTTCCGGGTCGCCGGCCAGGGCGTGCAGGCGCACGCCGGCTTCCTCCTCGGTGCGCCGCTGGAGGGTCTCCAGCTTGATGTTCGTCTCGCTCTCGGATATGTGCAGGCTGTGCAGGGCCTCCTCGACCTGCTGGCGGCGGCGGCCATGCTCCCGGGCCTGCTCGGCCAGGAGGCCGATCTGCTCCTGGGCGGCCTGCACGGCTGCGGCGCGCGCCTCGATCCGGGTCAGGAGTTCCTCCTGCTGCGCGCGCAGTTGCTCCTGCTCGGCATGGGCGGCCTGCAGGGCCTCGCGGGCCTCGCGCAGGCGGCGCACGTCGGCCTCCTGTTCGCCGGCGACGGCCTCGACCTCGTTGTGGAGGCGCATCTCGTCCGCTTCGAGGCGCGCGATCAGCGACTGCACGCTGCGCTGCTGCTCACGGTTGCGGGCGACTTCGCTTCCGAGTTCGTTGAGTTCGGCCGTCAGGGCCCGCTCGCGCTCGTCGAGGCGGTGGGCATCGTCCTGGGCGGCCTCCACGCGGGTCTGCGCCTGGGCGCGTTCTTCGGCGGCGGCGGCGGAGCGGGCCTGCAGTTCGGCGGTCTGCGCATCGAGGTCCGCCACGTCCTGGCGCAGTCCCGTCTCCTCCGAGCGGCCGATCCGGAGTTCCTCGCGCAGTTCGCGGACGCGCGTCTCGACGGCCTGCAGGCGGGCGTTCACCTCGCCGGTCTCGCGGCCGATGGCTTCGAGTTCGGCGGCCGCGTCGTCGCGTTCCTGCGTCCATTCCTGCCGGCGGGCCTGGCATTCATCGCGTTCGGCGGCCAGGCGTTCGAGCACGGCGTTGAGTTGGGCGATCTCGGCATCGAGGGCGGCCAGCTCGCTGCGGCGGGTGATCAGGCTGGGCGTCTCGGGGGTGCCGCCGGACCAGAGTCCGCCGGAGCCGAACCGCTCGCCTGCGCGGGTGACCAGCTGCACGCCGGACGGCAGGCCGGCCTGCAGGAGGGCGGAGGCGGCGTCGGCGTCGCGGACGACGAACGTGTTGAGCAGAAGGGCGCGGACGGCTCCGGCAGCCCGTTCGTCACATCGGACGACGTCCACGAGCCGCGCCTCCACGCCGGACGGGGCGCCGAGGTCGGCCCGGGCCGGCTCCGCGAGGTGCTCCAGGACGATCAGTTCGGCCTGGCCGGCGCCGTTCTGTGAGAGCAGGCGCAGGGCCTCGCGGGCCTGGGACGCGGCCTCGAAGAGCACGGCCTGCGAGCGGTCGCCCAGCGCGGCCTCGACGGCCCCCGCCCATTCGAGCGGCACCTGCACGAGGTCGGCCAGGATGCCCACGGTGCCGGGCAGGCGCGCGTCCAGCAGCCGCCTGACGCCCGCGTGCACGCCCTCGGCACGGTCTTCCAGGTCCTGCAGCACGTCGCGGCGGCCGGCGCGGCCGCTCAGTTCGGCGCGGGTTTCGGTCTGTTGCGCGGCGAGTTCGGCGATTCGGGTGTCGAGGCCGGCGATGCGCGCGCGCAGGGCGGCGACGCGGGCTTCCAGTTCGGCCCGGCGTGCGTGGAGGGCCTCGGCACGGTCGTGGGTGCGGCTGCGCTCCTCCTCGGCCTGGGCGATCTGGCCGCCGAGTTCCTCGCGGCGGCTCTCGATGCGCAGCAGGCGGCTCTGGAGGGCGCGTTTCTCGGCGCTGAGGACCTCGATCTGGTTCCGCAGGTTCGATTCGCGCTGGAACAGCTCGAAGACCTGGGCCTTGGCCGATTCGATCGCGTGCGCGGCTTCCCGGCGTTCCGCGCGGGCGTCCTCGATGCGGCTCTGGCCGGCGCGGAAGGCGGCGGCGTTGCGCTCCAGGTCCTCGGTGACCTCGGCGAGGGACTCGCGGGCGGCCTCGCGTTCGGCGTCCAGCGCCTCGGCGCGACGGCGGAGGTCCTGGTGGCGCTGGTCCAGCTCGCGATTGCGGTTCTGGAGTTCCTCGTCCCGTTTGAGCGCCAGTTCGCACTCGCGCGTGAGCCCGTCCAGGCGGGCGTCCACGCGTGCGCGGTGCTGGCGGGCGTCTGCCAGTTCATCCTGGAGGCCTTGAAGGCTCGTGCGGGCGGCCTCGAGGCGGCCCTCGGCCTCGCCGGCCTGCTGCGCGAGCGCGTCGCGCTCGGCCGAAGCGCTCCGAATGCGGCTGCCGAACTCTGTCCGGTCGGCTTCCAGACTGCGGACCGAGTGCAGCGCTTCGGCCAGGCGCAGCCTCTGGAGGCGTTCGGCATGGCGCTTGAACGTGCGCGCGCGGGCGGCCTGGTACTTGACGCTCCGGAGCTGCCGCTGGACCTCTTCGATGATGTCGGTGACGCGGGCCAGGTTCTGCCCGACCCGCTCCAGCTTGCGCTCGGCCTCGCGGCGCTGCTGCAGGAAGCGGTTGATGCCGGCCGCTTCCTCGAAGACCTGGCGGCGCTCCTTCGGGTTGGCCCGGAGGATGCGGTCGATCTGGCCCTGCTCGATGACGGCGTAAGCCGTCGTGCCGACGCCCGTGTCCATCAGCAGGGCGCGCACGTCCTTGAGGCGGCAGACGCGGCCGTTCAGGTAGTAGTCGCACTGGCCGGTGCGGTCGACCCGCCGGCCGATGCAGACCTCCTCGTAGTCGACCGGCAGGGCGCCGTCGGAGTTGTCGATGGTGAGCTTGACCTCGGCGAACCCGAGCGGCTTGCGCGACTCGCTGCCGTTGAAGATCAGGTTGACCATCTCGGCGCCGCGCAGCTTCTGGGCGCTGCGCTCGCCCAGCACCCACTTGATGGCGTCGACGACGTTGCTCTTGCCCGAACCGTTGGGGCCGACGAGCGCGGACAGGCCGTCTTCGAAGTCGAAGACCGTCCGGTCGGCGAAGGATTTGAAGCCGTACAGCTCGAGCTTCTTCAGCCTCACTCCGTGGACTCCACTAAAAGCGCCGGGGGCAGCCCCCGGCACCGGTGGCCAAGTTCCGTCGCGCCCCGGCTCCCGGGACGCGATACCACGGATTGTAGCCGAAGGCCCCGGCGGGATTCACGATGTGCGCCGGCGGGCGGGCGGCAGGGCGGGCGAGGGCGTGCGTTGCGCGCCGTGGAGGTCGGCCCCGGGGCGGGGCGGTTGCACGCAAAGCATGGAAAAGAAAGGAGTTGCGCGCTACCGGCCGGCCGGGCGGGGGGGGCGGCGGCCGGTCGGCGGGTGCGCGAGGGGGTGCCGCACGCGGGAAAAAGCCCCGCGAAAATCCCGCCTTGCGCTCGGACGGACGGGTCCGGGCCGTCAGGGGGCGCGGCGGGGGCGCCTTGCATTCGGCCCGCCGCGCCGGTAGCATGACGGTCGGCCCCAGGGGGAGGGGCGCATGCGGCATCCGGTCGATAGACCCCATTACGTGGAGGCGTGGCATGGTGAAGGCAACGGCGAAGGCATTGGCGGCGGTGGCGGTTCTGTCGCTGACGTTGGTCTCCTGCGGCAAGGGCGCGGACGGCTCCCTTCGGGACGTTGTGGAGGCCCAGCTCAAGATGATGGAGGAGTTCGCCAGCGCCATGGACAAGGCGCAGAACGCCGACCAGGTGGCGGCGGCGCTGGAGCAGCATGCGAAGCAGGTTGAGAAGCTGGCGCCTCGCGTGAAGGCGCTGGCCGAGAAGCATCCGGAGCTGGCGGGCATGGGCGCGTCCGGTCAGCTCCCGGCGGAACTGAAGGAGTACGAGGCGAAGATCGAGGCCGCAGCCACGAAGATGATGGGCGCCATGGGCAAGATGATGCAGTATGGAGAGGACCCGAAGGTGCAGGCTGCAATGGAGAGGATCGAGGGGGCTTCTCAGAAGATGCAATAAGGTCGCATCCCCGGCGGGGAAGGGCGCCTGTGCCAGACAAGACGACTTCTTCGACGGGCTGCGCGGCGAGCGCGATGCGCTTCACCGGCCGGGCGGGGCGGCCTCGCTGGCGGCCAGTGCGGCGGCGTCGCGGCCGCGCACGACCACCCGGCGCACGTGCGGCCGGACGATCTCGGCCATCTCGTCCAGTTCCTCCGCCGAGTAGGGGGCGATCCGCCGCAGGGCGGGGTCCAGGCAGAGTGCCGGCTTGACGTTCTGCAGGGCCAGCGTGTCGGCGCCGTCCAGGTCCGGCGCCATGCGTTCGACTTCGTCCGGGCCGACCAGGCCGGGGACGACGGTGATGCGGAACTCATGGGGCAGGCCGCTTCGCTTGACCAGGTGCAGGGAGTGGCGCACGTCGTTCACGTCGACCTCGACGCCGGTCACGCGCGAGTAGTCGGTGAGGGTCAGGGGGGCCTTCAGGTCCATGGAGAGGGCCGCCAGGGCGCCGTCTTCGAGCAGGCGGCCGATCCATTCGGGGCGCGTGCCGTTCGTCTCGATCATCACGTCCATGGGGACCGCGCGGATCTCGGCGATCAGTTCCCGCAGGGCCTCTCCGTGCAGGGTGGGCTCGCCGCCGGTGATGACGACGCCGTCGATCCAGCCGCGCTGCCGGCGCAGGTGGTCGAAGACCGTCTCCCGTGGGACGCCCTCCAGGCGGTCGGGGTTGCAGATCAGTTGTCCGGCATGGCAGTAGTGGCAGCGCAGGTTGCACCCGGGCAGGAAGAGGACCGAGGCCAGCTTGCCCTCCCACTCGATCAGGCTGGTCGGTATGAACCCCTTGATGTCTGCGGACGCCTGACTCACCGGCGGGATTCCCTGTCTGGTGTCATCCTGTGGGGAGACCGCGCTCGCCCGCCGCCGTGGTTCGGACGGCGGCCAGGAGGCAGAGCCGCGGGGCCGTGCGGCTTCCGTCCCTACGCGCTGAGGCGCTTCTGGAGTTCGTCGCTCGGGGGGGCCTGGCCGTCCCAGCGGGCGATGACCTGGTCGTCCTTGTCCTTCAGCAGCACGGACGGGATGTCGAAGACGTCGAAGTAGTCGCCCTGGGCGGCGCCGTCGATCGTCTCCATGTCCTGGAAGACGACCTGCACCTTGTCCGTCTGATCCCACTGTTTGAGGAAGTGGGCGATCTTCTTCTTGGCGCTCTCGCAGAGGGCGCAGTTCTGTTTGCCGAATATCTCGATGATCATGGGATTCTCTCCGGATCGGCGGCCCGGATCAGGCCAGGGCCACGCTGTAGTTGCCTTTCTGGCGGTCCTTGAGTTCGCCGTGCTTGGAGGGATTCCAGTTGTGGACGCGGCTGAAGTAGCCGACCACGCGGGTGATCCCGTAGACGTCGGCGCTGCCGCAGTGGCCGCAGGTCGTCCGGAGGCCGGGGGTGGACTTGTGGCAGCCGTTGCAGATGGTGAACTCGGGGCTGATGGTCAGTTGGGCGGCCTGGGTCTGGCGGAACGTCTTCTCGACCAGGTTGAAGATGCCGGCCGCCGGGGGGCGCTCTTCGCCGACGAAGGCGTGGATGATGGCGCCGCTCTCGATGGCGCGGTGGAACTTGCTCTGCACCTGGATGCGCGTCAGGAGGTCGACGGGGGCGTCGGCGCGCAGGTGGATGCTGTTGGTATAGTACATCTCGTTTTCTTCGATGCTGCCGCGGACGACTTCGGCGGCTTCGGGGAAGCGCTGCAGGTCCACCTTGGCGAGCCGGCGGGCGGCGCTTTCGGCGGGGGATTCCTCCAGGGCCACGCGCATGCCGTGCTGTTCGCCCAACTGGCGTGCGCGGAACTGCATGTGGCGCACGAGCCGCAGCCCGCGCCGGATCATGTCGTCGTCCTGGTGCAGCTCCCGGCCGGTCATGTGGAGCATGCACTCGTTGAGGCCGATGAGGCCGATGATGTAGGTGGCGTCGTTCAGATCCACGTATGGCCGGCCGTCGGCGGCGATTCGGCCGATCTCCCAGAGCGGCTGGCTGGGGTCGGTCATGAGGCTGCCGATGAACTTGCGCTTTTCCAGGTGGGCGCGCATGGCCACGCCGATCATGTCGTCGATCTCGGCGTAGAGGGCGTCCCAGTTGCCCCTGCCGGCGCGGTAGGCGGCCTGCGGCAGGTTGATGGTCACGTTCTGGAACCCGCAGAAGCGCATGCTCTCCGGGTGCCGGATCATGTGGTCGTCTTTGATGGTTGTGCGAAGGCGGCAGCAGGCGCTCAGGGTCACTTCGTCGCGGTCGAAGATGAAGTAGGGCACGCCGTTCTCGCCGGCGAGCACGGTGGCGTACTCCAGTATCTCGCGCTGGGCGGGGTCGTTGAAGGTCTCGGCGCTGATGTGCAGGTCGCACTTCGGGAAGGCGAAGAGGTTCCCGTACTGGTCTCCGGCGCGCCAGACGTCGAGCATGGTCTTGCAGAACCGCTG
The genomic region above belongs to Candidatus Brocadiaceae bacterium and contains:
- the smc gene encoding chromosome segregation protein SMC, with product MRLKKLELYGFKSFADRTVFDFEDGLSALVGPNGSGKSNVVDAIKWVLGERSAQKLRGAEMVNLIFNGSESRKPLGFAEVKLTIDNSDGALPVDYEEVCIGRRVDRTGQCDYYLNGRVCRLKDVRALLMDTGVGTTAYAVIEQGQIDRILRANPKERRQVFEEAAGINRFLQQRREAERKLERVGQNLARVTDIIEEVQRQLRSVKYQAARARTFKRHAERLQRLRLAEALHSVRSLEADRTEFGSRIRSASAERDALAQQAGEAEGRLEAARTSLQGLQDELADARQHRARVDARLDGLTRECELALKRDEELQNRNRELDQRHQDLRRRAEALDAEREAARESLAEVTEDLERNAAAFRAGQSRIEDARAERREAAHAIESAKAQVFELFQRESNLRNQIEVLSAEKRALQSRLLRIESRREELGGQIAQAEEERSRTHDRAEALHARRAELEARVAALRARIAGLDTRIAELAAQQTETRAELSGRAGRRDVLQDLEDRAEGVHAGVRRLLDARLPGTVGILADLVQVPLEWAGAVEAALGDRSQAVLFEAASQAREALRLLSQNGAGQAELIVLEHLAEPARADLGAPSGVEARLVDVVRCDERAAGAVRALLLNTFVVRDADAASALLQAGLPSGVQLVTRAGERFGSGGLWSGGTPETPSLITRRSELAALDAEIAQLNAVLERLAAERDECQARRQEWTQERDDAAAELEAIGRETGEVNARLQAVETRVRELREELRIGRSEETGLRQDVADLDAQTAELQARSAAAAEERAQAQTRVEAAQDDAHRLDERERALTAELNELGSEVARNREQQRSVQSLIARLEADEMRLHNEVEAVAGEQEADVRRLREAREALQAAHAEQEQLRAQQEELLTRIEARAAAVQAAQEQIGLLAEQAREHGRRRQQVEEALHSLHISESETNIKLETLQRRTEEEAGVRLHALAGDPESWREAPPFTNKLIREHQADLPEQPSAATVAAWYRETERADEEPEQDEAPEIVALEEALALRAAVLEMADDAATDWPQVRAEAARLKATVDRIGNVNVAAIREQEELEIRAQFLSDQKDDLEKARRHEREIIRQLNAKSRERFREVFEQVRQNFQALFRKLFGGGTADLILEQQEEDVLEAGIEMLAKPPGKETNSITLLSGGERALTTVALLFAMFQAKPSPFCLLDELDAPLDDSNVERFLMMLEDFRQNTQFVIITHNKLSMSVAQVLYGLTMTDGVSKQISVKFTEVDHHLDVGERQRAKAG
- a CDS encoding anaerobic ribonucleoside-triphosphate reductase activating protein; translated protein: MSQASADIKGFIPTSLIEWEGKLASVLFLPGCNLRCHYCHAGQLICNPDRLEGVPRETVFDHLRRQRGWIDGVVITGGEPTLHGEALRELIAEIRAVPMDVMIETNGTRPEWIGRLLEDGALAALSMDLKAPLTLTDYSRVTGVEVDVNDVRHSLHLVKRSGLPHEFRITVVPGLVGPDEVERMAPDLDGADTLALQNVKPALCLDPALRRIAPYSAEELDEMAEIVRPHVRRVVVRGRDAAALAASEAAPPGR